The genome window CGGAGCCCGACATCCGCCGCCGCTTCGGCTTTCTCCTCGACGGCCTCGCCGCCGGCGCGCCGCCGCATGGCGGCTTCGCGCTCGGTTTCGACCGGATCGTCATGCTCCTCGCCGGCGCCACGTCGCTTCGCGACGTGATCGCCTTCCCGAAATCCACCGCCGCCCGTGCCCTCTTCGAGGGCGCCCCCACCACCGTGGACGCGAAGGATCTCGCCGCGCTCCACCTGGAGGTCACTGGTGAAGGCTGACGCCAACGACGTCGTCCATCGCATCTCCACCGAGGGCGCTGATCCGCTCCTCCTCGGCGGCGTGAACGACGTGAACCTGCTCGAACTCCAGCGGGCCCTCGGGGTGCGCGCCACCCTCCGCGGCGAGACGTTGACGCTGGGTGGAACCCTCGAGCAGATCGAACGGGCCACCCCGTCGTCCAGGGGCTCATCGACCTGGCGCGGATGGGCGAGTCGATCGCCCCGGAGGACGTCTATCGGATCGCCTCGGAGCCGGGCGCCGAGTTGCCGGCCACCAACACCGACGGGCGGATCGTGCTGCCCGGGATGCGCCGGGCCATCGTCGCCAAGACCGGCGGGCAGAAGGAGTATCTCGCCGCCATTACCGCGCATGACATCGTGGTGGGCATCGGGCCCGCGGGCACCGGCAAGACCTATCTTGCCGTCGCCAAGGCCGTCGAGGCGCTGGCCCGCAAGCGCGTCAAGCGGATCATTCTCGCCCGTCCCGCGGTTGAGGCCGGTGAATCACTCGGCTTCTTGCCGGGCGACCTGCAGGCCAAGGTCGATCCGTATCTCCGTCCCCTCTACGACGCGCTCGAGGACATGATGCCCTCGGAGAAGGTGCAGAAGGCGCTCGAGACCCGCATCATCGAGATCGCGCCGCTTGCCTACATGCGTGGGCGCACCCTCTCGGACGCCTTCATCATCCTCGACGAGGCGCAGAACGCCACCGGCGCCCAGATGAAGATGTTCCTCACCCGTTTGGGCGTGAACAGCCGGGTGGTCGTGACCGGCGACAAGACGCAGGTGGACCTCCCCAAGCGCGAGGACTCCGGCCTGATCCAGGTGGAGCGCATCCTCCCCGGGATCGAGGGG of Gemmatimonadales bacterium contains these proteins:
- a CDS encoding PhoH family protein, with protein sequence MGESIAPEDVYRIASEPGAELPATNTDGRIVLPGMRRAIVAKTGGQKEYLAAITAHDIVVGIGPAGTGKTYLAVAKAVEALARKRVKRIILARPAVEAGESLGFLPGDLQAKVDPYLRPLYDALEDMMPSEKVQKALETRIIEIAPLAYMRGRTLSDAFIILDEAQNATGAQMKMFLTRLGVNSRVVVTGDKTQVDLPKREDSGLIQVERILPGIEGISFCYLQDTDVVRHRLVRDIIRAYAEDQVG